The proteins below come from a single Asanoa ferruginea genomic window:
- a CDS encoding vanadium-dependent haloperoxidase: MNRRELLVAVGGAAALVATRPAPAAGHSRTARPPNAALHWSGIAEAAIAPGRPPGSAGVLGGIVHGAIHDAGAAASGRYPALLVAPCARGRADADAAVATAAYLVLSARVPAQADSLADSYAAYRALLDNSPAVGRGLDRGRQVAEAVLALRADDGFDATVPWTQPAPGPGVFEPVLTNPDGTPATPVDVKLGRVTPLVIAAADQFRPLGPYQLTSAAYAADLVEVAAYGRVDSTVRSPAQTDTARFWAENTFTQWSRTLRGLGAERRLDTAAAARMLGLAQVTAADALIACFNAKYHYLFWRPVHAIARADSDGNPATTADPTWRSLLTVNHPEYVSAHATWSNAITTALAGYFHTSRIPLTMTSTITGTTRTYRTLPDAAADVTGARIWAGLHFRKSLIDGARLGRRVAGAVAAHARHPRQERL; the protein is encoded by the coding sequence ATGAATCGTAGAGAGCTTCTGGTCGCGGTCGGCGGCGCTGCCGCCCTCGTCGCCACCCGTCCCGCACCGGCTGCCGGGCACAGTCGCACGGCCAGGCCGCCGAACGCCGCGCTGCACTGGAGCGGGATCGCCGAGGCGGCGATCGCTCCCGGCCGGCCCCCGGGCAGCGCCGGCGTGCTCGGCGGCATCGTGCACGGTGCGATCCACGATGCCGGCGCGGCGGCATCCGGGCGTTATCCGGCGCTGCTCGTCGCCCCCTGCGCACGCGGGAGGGCCGACGCGGACGCCGCGGTGGCGACGGCCGCCTACCTGGTCCTGTCCGCCCGGGTGCCGGCGCAGGCTGATTCGCTGGCCGACAGCTACGCCGCCTATCGGGCCCTGCTCGACAACAGTCCGGCGGTAGGCCGCGGCCTGGACAGAGGCCGACAGGTCGCCGAGGCGGTCCTCGCACTCCGCGCCGACGACGGATTCGACGCGACCGTGCCGTGGACCCAACCCGCGCCCGGCCCCGGGGTCTTCGAACCGGTCCTCACCAACCCCGACGGCACGCCGGCGACCCCGGTCGATGTCAAACTCGGCCGGGTCACGCCACTCGTCATCGCCGCGGCTGACCAGTTCCGCCCGCTCGGGCCCTACCAGTTGACCAGCGCCGCGTATGCCGCCGATCTCGTGGAGGTCGCCGCCTACGGCCGGGTCGACTCCACCGTGCGCAGTCCGGCGCAGACCGACACCGCCAGATTCTGGGCGGAGAACACCTTCACCCAGTGGAGTCGTACGCTGCGCGGCCTCGGCGCCGAGCGACGGCTGGACACGGCGGCAGCGGCCAGGATGCTCGGCCTGGCCCAGGTCACCGCAGCCGACGCGCTGATCGCCTGCTTCAACGCCAAATACCACTACCTCTTCTGGCGGCCGGTGCACGCCATCGCCCGCGCCGACAGCGACGGCAACCCGGCCACCACCGCGGACCCGACGTGGCGGTCGCTGCTGACGGTCAACCACCCCGAATACGTCTCCGCCCACGCGACCTGGAGCAACGCCATCACGACCGCGCTGGCCGGCTACTTCCACACCAGCCGGATCCCGCTCACGATGACCAGCACGATCACCGGAACCACCCGCACCTACCGCACGCTCCCCGACGCCGCCGCCGACGTCACCGGCGCCCGCATCTGGGCCGGCCTGCATTTCCGCAAATCCCTGATCGACGGCGCCCGGCTGGGCCGGCGGGTCGCAGGCGCGGTCGCCGCACACGCCCGCCACCCGCGCCAAGAACGTCTTTGA
- a CDS encoding winged helix-turn-helix transcriptional regulator gives MKTYGQYCPVAKAAEVLGDRWTLLLVRDLLFGPLGFNELARGLPGISRSVLSSRLRHLERLGLIELAGAGAGYQLTGPGRQLSGVVRALGEWAVHWVMEDPAQAELDPDLLILWISRHVAADALPAHKTVVAFRLSGPKPGRLWMVLERTGVSICHTDPGLDPASYVHLDGYVAALYGVYSGRCELNAQIAAGRLALAGDPALVRAFPSWFTWSSFATTVRAAARSAA, from the coding sequence ATGAAGACGTACGGCCAGTACTGCCCGGTGGCCAAGGCCGCCGAGGTCCTCGGCGACCGGTGGACCCTGCTGCTGGTCCGCGATCTGCTCTTCGGCCCGCTCGGTTTCAACGAGCTCGCCCGCGGCCTGCCCGGCATCTCGCGCAGCGTGCTCAGCAGCCGGCTGCGCCACCTGGAGCGGCTCGGTCTGATCGAGTTGGCCGGCGCCGGAGCCGGCTACCAGCTGACCGGGCCCGGTCGGCAGCTCAGCGGTGTGGTCAGGGCTCTTGGCGAGTGGGCGGTGCACTGGGTCATGGAAGATCCGGCCCAGGCGGAGCTCGACCCGGATCTGCTGATCCTGTGGATCAGCCGGCATGTCGCCGCCGACGCGTTGCCGGCGCACAAGACCGTGGTCGCGTTCCGGCTGTCAGGGCCGAAACCCGGACGCCTGTGGATGGTCCTCGAACGGACCGGGGTGTCGATCTGCCACACCGACCCGGGCCTGGACCCGGCGAGCTACGTGCATCTCGACGGCTACGTGGCGGCCCTCTACGGCGTCTACTCAGGACGGTGCGAGCTCAACGCGCAGATCGCCGCGGGCCGGCTCGCCCTGGCCGGGGATCCGGCGCTCGTCCGCGCCTTCCCGAGCTGGTTCACGTGGAGCAGTTTTGCCACCACCGTGCGGGCGGCCGCCCGCTCAGCCGCCTAA